Proteins encoded in a region of the Nitrospira sp. genome:
- a CDS encoding LuxR C-terminal-related transcriptional regulator, protein MPSQSDDQSTAGRLVCNLRCVIRFTGIAIPNARGGSRKDILLLLEKEETAAESVSTIASSALPFTNQQQKVLAFLREGLSNKEIAARLSLSEYTVKDHLKRIMKKMNCGSRIAVVIGLVSATPNDRRAN, encoded by the coding sequence GTGCCATCACAGTCAGACGATCAGAGCACGGCCGGTCGTCTGGTGTGCAACCTGCGCTGCGTCATTCGGTTCACTGGAATTGCGATCCCGAATGCGCGAGGTGGTAGTCGAAAAGATATTCTCCTGCTACTCGAAAAAGAAGAAACCGCAGCGGAGTCGGTTTCCACAATCGCTTCTTCCGCTCTTCCGTTCACCAACCAACAGCAGAAGGTGCTTGCCTTCTTGCGGGAAGGATTGAGCAATAAAGAAATTGCGGCACGGTTGTCCTTGAGCGAATACACCGTCAAAGACCACCTCAAGCGCATTATGAAAAAGATGAACTGCGGGTCGCGTATTGCCGTTGTGATCGGACTTGTGTCGGCAACGCCGAATGATCGGCGCGCGAATTAG
- a CDS encoding response regulator transcription factor, with the protein MHATISSSTQPPESILIFVRTDSFAQSLKKALEGNGYRSTVVTTESAAFTEAKASVPSLIVIDRHTGGSSNLRNLRTLAAVPIVAIDDTVPACSEDECVQDYDRGIDLVVCSQSTRELVARVRAILRRRDASSSIAMHYGVGDLKMDLDRHEVTVQGRQVELTPKEFQILRQFLESPSRVFSRQEMLNRVWGEGYALEEHALDVHIHSLRHKIETDPTHPALIVTVRGVGYKLRT; encoded by the coding sequence ATGCATGCAACCATATCAAGCTCAACCCAGCCTCCGGAGTCAATCCTCATTTTCGTTCGAACGGATTCATTCGCGCAATCGCTGAAGAAAGCGCTGGAGGGTAATGGATACCGCAGTACTGTCGTGACGACCGAGTCCGCTGCGTTTACCGAGGCGAAAGCGTCGGTGCCGTCTCTTATTGTCATCGACCGTCATACCGGGGGCTCCTCGAATCTGCGCAACCTTCGGACCCTGGCGGCGGTTCCCATCGTTGCCATCGATGATACCGTGCCGGCTTGCAGTGAAGACGAGTGCGTGCAGGACTACGATCGCGGGATCGATCTGGTCGTGTGTAGCCAGAGTACCCGTGAACTTGTCGCGCGAGTTCGTGCCATTCTGAGACGGCGTGACGCGTCGAGCAGCATTGCCATGCACTATGGGGTCGGTGACCTGAAAATGGATCTCGATCGGCATGAGGTGACCGTACAAGGGCGTCAGGTCGAGCTCACTCCGAAAGAATTCCAAATTCTCCGCCAGTTTTTGGAGTCTCCCAGCCGTGTGTTCTCACGCCAGGAAATGCTGAATCGCGTGTGGGGAGAGGGCTATGCGCTGGAAGAACATGCGCTGGACGTCCACATTCACTCGCTCCGCCACAAAATTGAAACGGATCCGACCCATCCTGCCCTGATCGTGACGGTGCGCGGCGTCGGGTATAAATTGCGGACCTAG
- a CDS encoding CBS domain-containing protein has product MVTVGQLMKRELITVDAGTSVIEAAKLMKTCNVCSVLIAEKGRIIGIVTESDIVKKVIGSDRGPYFIPVEDIMSAPIVGIEERSPLTEAADLMNKHRTRHLGVVKSGSIIGILSVRDLLQPVSVDEF; this is encoded by the coding sequence ATGGTCACAGTCGGACAATTGATGAAGAGAGAGCTGATTACGGTGGACGCGGGGACATCGGTGATCGAAGCGGCAAAGCTCATGAAAACCTGCAACGTATGCAGCGTACTGATCGCCGAGAAAGGACGCATCATCGGCATCGTGACGGAATCGGATATCGTGAAGAAGGTCATCGGCTCTGACCGCGGTCCATACTTCATTCCGGTGGAAGACATCATGAGCGCTCCGATCGTCGGAATTGAAGAGCGCAGCCCTCTCACGGAGGCGGCAGATTTGATGAACAAGCACCGGACTCGCCACCTGGGTGTCGTGAAAAGTGGCTCGATCATCGGTATCCTATCTGTCCGTGATCTGCTCCAGCCGGTTTCAGTCGACGAATTCTAA
- a CDS encoding methylglyoxal synthase: MNNTTVSMADEKTIAIVAHDNKKQDLLAWAKFNREALAGHRLIATGTTGMLLATELDLPVTRLQSGPLGGDQQIGAKISEGEIDVLIFFWDPLEPHPHDPDVKALLRIAVVWNIPIACNRASADFLISSSLMPTPYERLVPDYEGHRNRLLRLDVA, translated from the coding sequence ATGAACAACACGACTGTATCGATGGCCGACGAAAAGACCATCGCCATTGTGGCCCACGATAACAAGAAGCAGGATCTCCTGGCCTGGGCGAAGTTCAACCGCGAGGCGCTGGCCGGGCATCGTCTCATCGCAACAGGCACGACCGGAATGTTGCTGGCGACGGAACTGGATTTGCCGGTGACCAGGCTGCAGAGCGGCCCGCTGGGCGGAGATCAGCAGATCGGCGCGAAGATCAGCGAGGGCGAGATCGATGTCCTGATCTTCTTTTGGGACCCGCTCGAACCGCATCCGCACGATCCGGACGTGAAAGCGCTGCTCCGCATCGCCGTTGTCTGGAATATTCCGATCGCCTGCAACCGGGCGTCGGCGGACTTTCTCATCTCATCTTCACTCATGCCGACGCCCTACGAACGCCTTGTGCCGGATTACGAGGGCCACCGGAACCGGCTGCTGCGCCTGGACGTGGCGTAG
- a CDS encoding TIGR03790 family protein codes for MSAPVLLIGFLAILQGLVLLFDTPAVRAELSPNQVVIVANANSRESLSVSQYYATRRGIPAQHIAKLDLPLDDTMSREDYERRLVTPLRQMLHAQGLHKSIRVIVTVYGVPLRVAAPRLMADEEGWHRDAATRLGAARVRLENLERRAGAIAVSAGSASASDAPPAESPVTYERNIAFLLRVDEAVQASIKRVRQLKPPADAQWSSRLEAIVRDHQGVAGFSQLQHELLQDGPESWGEAATQTRAQQAEGLQLLLGSLELPIRDRRTDLYQRVEQVYGAYGVFGLAAMELNQLSDEHADASVDSELSLLWWDRPLYGAAWRRANPLYHGFKKPGGGHREIPVLMVSRLDASTADLAIRLVDRAIEAERQGLTGTVYLDARGLPVKDPSDTYGRYDQSLRDLHQFVTQHTTYRSQLDNTEVRFQRPGAAPDVAFYSGWYRLRQYEDAFTFRTGAIGYHMASAEAVSLHSSGESGWCKNALDRGITATLGSVAEPYLDAFPEPLEFAGLLMTGQYSLVESYYLTSRWVSWRMLLVGDPLYNPWKSKPAAKRSALTMFPLAPIAPSDQAFADPLLARDDIKRLQSQSRIRLDAILQNQARTLGPAGH; via the coding sequence ATGTCTGCTCCGGTGCTCCTCATCGGATTCCTGGCGATTCTCCAGGGCCTGGTCTTGTTGTTCGATACTCCTGCTGTTCGAGCGGAGCTCTCCCCGAATCAGGTCGTGATTGTGGCCAATGCGAATAGCCGTGAGAGTCTCTCGGTCTCGCAATATTATGCGACGCGCCGGGGAATTCCTGCGCAGCACATAGCTAAATTGGATCTTCCGCTCGACGACACCATGAGCCGGGAGGACTATGAACGCCGCCTGGTGACGCCCCTCCGGCAGATGCTCCACGCGCAGGGCCTTCACAAATCGATTCGTGTGATCGTGACGGTCTATGGCGTGCCTCTTCGGGTCGCCGCTCCGAGGCTCATGGCCGATGAGGAAGGCTGGCATCGCGATGCGGCCACCAGACTCGGTGCCGCGCGGGTGCGGCTGGAGAATCTTGAGCGTCGGGCCGGGGCCATCGCCGTGAGTGCCGGTTCCGCCTCCGCTTCTGACGCGCCGCCCGCCGAGAGTCCCGTTACCTACGAGCGCAACATCGCATTCTTGCTGCGCGTCGACGAGGCCGTTCAAGCTTCCATCAAGCGGGTCAGGCAGCTGAAGCCGCCGGCCGATGCACAGTGGTCCTCACGATTGGAGGCCATCGTCCGGGACCATCAGGGAGTGGCCGGCTTCTCGCAGTTGCAGCACGAACTTCTCCAGGATGGGCCGGAATCCTGGGGGGAGGCAGCCACGCAGACGCGCGCCCAGCAAGCGGAGGGATTGCAATTGCTGCTAGGATCGTTGGAACTTCCGATTCGAGACCGGCGGACCGATCTCTATCAACGGGTCGAGCAGGTGTACGGAGCCTATGGTGTGTTCGGTCTGGCTGCGATGGAACTGAATCAGTTGTCGGACGAGCACGCCGACGCGAGCGTCGATAGTGAGCTGAGCCTGCTTTGGTGGGATCGGCCGCTGTACGGCGCGGCCTGGCGCCGGGCGAATCCGTTGTACCATGGGTTCAAGAAACCCGGAGGTGGACATCGAGAGATTCCTGTTCTGATGGTGAGCCGGCTCGATGCCTCCACGGCCGACCTGGCGATCCGCTTGGTGGATCGCGCGATAGAGGCGGAGCGGCAGGGGCTGACCGGTACGGTCTATCTGGATGCGCGCGGATTGCCGGTCAAGGATCCCTCCGATACGTACGGCCGCTACGATCAAAGTCTGAGGGACTTGCATCAGTTTGTCACGCAGCACACCACGTACCGATCGCAACTGGACAATACAGAAGTGCGTTTTCAGCGTCCCGGTGCCGCGCCGGATGTGGCGTTCTATTCTGGCTGGTACAGGTTGAGACAATATGAAGATGCATTCACCTTCCGGACCGGCGCGATCGGTTACCATATGGCCTCCGCTGAAGCCGTGAGTCTCCATAGCTCCGGGGAATCAGGCTGGTGCAAGAATGCGCTGGATCGCGGGATTACCGCGACGCTCGGCTCTGTGGCAGAGCCCTACCTGGACGCTTTCCCCGAGCCGCTCGAATTTGCGGGGCTGCTCATGACCGGCCAGTATTCACTGGTCGAGTCCTATTACCTGACCAGTCGCTGGGTGAGCTGGCGGATGCTGCTGGTCGGTGACCCGCTCTATAACCCTTGGAAAAGCAAACCGGCTGCCAAGCGCTCTGCCTTGACCATGTTTCCGCTGGCTCCGATCGCACCGTCCGACCAGGCGTTTGCGGATCCGCTTCTTGCGAGAGATGATATAAAGCGCCTTCAGAGCCAATCCCGAATCAGGCTCGACGCAATTCTGCAGAACCAGGCTCGAACGTTAGGACCGGCAGGACACTGA
- a CDS encoding SpvB/TcaC N-terminal domain-containing protein: MRARFMFVRLVAILVLATAPGLSRPGVVLAQELDLDMPISSSTVQGIGPDLFTGMLRMSYPIEVPPGRGGVQPNLTLTYSSSVGNGWVGRGWALELGDIERKTKNGINFSGNEYVFKLNGAAGDLVPAPPPAPSNEYRPKIESRFSRIRKLAAGWEVTDRNGTKYLFGTTTATRIADPLDPTKVFKWCLERVTDSDGNYMTVTYVSDQGQAYIERIDYTGNGPLAPTNSVKFYLNDKPYSLPLYLSNFLVTTGKRLKTIEVKANGSLVRVYRLTYSYESSGFQESRARLFQIDHFGRNATLDASGNVTNATTAARLPITTFRYGNGNGGNLFAPAISSLTGLTLSSTATRNIPADINGDGRADVLSLTNPGAGQASVNYSTGNGFTAASYSGLTLSGTDPKNLLGDFNGDGKIDILSITNPGTPGTGAAAINYATGSGFTTSNYTALTLSATDGRNLVGDFDGDGKADVMAITSMPASGSGPGQVVVNYSTGNGFTTGTASLVTLHSLMAWNRLGDFNGDGKTDLVAVTATGAGSAQVYISYASGVGFTASSQVTGLSLNADASFMYVGDTNGDGKSDLNSIATTSSIYLNRSTGTGFATITATSRIFSGTAGLNYKGDFDGDGILDVVAATQTGQGTGRAYLSSPNYNFSSISGFFMSISATPEANLVADFSGDGQADVLSVWNSTTGAVDLNTTITPEDNIVGVENNIKGLTTITYAPSTQYANTQLPTAVKTVSSISHCDNSGISQIDCSVGITSTNSYAYAGGYYYSPERDFRGFNYAKLTGPIGPNGERLSAETWFHQGNDISLVNLPDVSHGYMRGRPYKVVVSDNQSVQLSARNVYYQSGPSTPPFFNPPFAVEVSTCDSTPASCKTIQIGYAYDAYGNVIREDQHGDISVTTDDRTVVRTYSPNVAEEWILGLPTSEAIYEGIGTSPGNLKAQTTLYYDGTTTCGTPSTNQTPIKGHLTRVVRWLNESASPEIRKAYDQFGNVICTRGPNGGDTNLAYDSIFQTFPITNTNALNHQTRLWYYGVTAGTDSTKGLYGQVAIAWDPNGIGHTFEYDVLGRKTKETGGPVNPVETLYNYTYFSGGPGNTIDGDNAQNVQSLAGSLLPGAVGLLTTTYFDGLGRPIKKEEPGDFQVVLTETEYNATGTVKRKSVPRFTTASQQWITPQYDSLGRVIRIDNPSPAGQTIRALSCYDDWVTVTVDANNHKKRETRDAYGRLIRVDEYTGTFTTCDTAVGTPYTTTIYQYDVLGNLVKLTDAKGNVTTMRYDSLGRKIAMSDPDMGRCGDLTVLTPSTSYPWYPAPCWNYHYDAAGNLIRQTDAKNQTVWFQYDQLNRLVQKDYGGAGPKPVGSGDARFTYDAPIIWKMGWPTPTYGVGRLTGTATATNFTLLGYDPQGRVTTETRSIDGFSREMNADYDNLGRLQRVYDPDVYEGGSWVQYDYTGPFLQKVSGFNEPENRVYLEYPANTYNALGQPASQTFGNGVSTAYTYDPQTFRMQSYRTTKTPAVYMDEGYAYDAKGHVTYIGDQTSSEGGYRAFAYDGLDRLVHGYHLIAQDSGSWDGVYVYDQIGNVTSNTACCGVVITPWPFLGAYTYPSSGPTSVRPHAVSAAGPHTYLYDDNGNLTSGAGRTITYDAENRPICIAVNGTGCTPGQSTTTTFAYDAQGKRVKKTVGTVATFYFGPHYECENGQCTKYIWANGQRIAMRNSGGGQPVSYFHADHLGSTRLVTNATGGVDQVLSYHPFGATLGNGGTANVPYKYTGQELDETGLYDYHARLYDPVLGRFISADTLVPNPGDPQSLNRYSYVMNNPVNFTDPTGNYTVDQVKNLPNIELTLTDWNKNQFLDIYDLNVLLLSGRVTTAQYNQLSPLYLGAYKTLYVDYINEVDRSPGFNRIAEFRALVERSSSPPTPTPPPASPAVNTASHVQNYSQDAISSDVYFGNIDDYLPVADAAKLAGKGLFALGTAASGSKIDDFVGLLHRFLGNEFRATKPPQPGSDLILESLDKSRQVRFDITNPHGLSPHVNIQTFEPRNLYPGDRRMVEGLNLHVEPRKK; this comes from the coding sequence ATGCGCGCACGATTCATGTTCGTCCGACTTGTTGCGATCCTTGTTCTGGCCACGGCGCCTGGGCTCTCGCGCCCCGGCGTTGTATTGGCCCAAGAGTTGGACCTTGATATGCCGATCTCTAGCTCAACTGTCCAGGGAATCGGACCGGATTTGTTTACCGGCATGTTGCGTATGAGCTATCCGATTGAAGTGCCACCGGGGCGTGGTGGTGTGCAGCCGAATCTGACCCTCACTTACAGTAGCAGCGTAGGGAACGGATGGGTGGGACGTGGATGGGCGCTTGAACTGGGCGATATTGAACGAAAAACCAAGAACGGCATCAACTTCAGCGGAAATGAATATGTCTTTAAGCTGAACGGAGCGGCGGGGGATTTAGTGCCGGCACCTCCCCCCGCACCAAGCAACGAATATCGGCCGAAGATCGAGAGCAGGTTTTCTCGCATTCGCAAGCTGGCTGCCGGATGGGAAGTGACAGACCGAAACGGCACAAAGTACCTCTTTGGGACGACTACCGCCACGCGCATAGCGGACCCGCTAGACCCTACCAAGGTCTTTAAGTGGTGTTTGGAGCGCGTGACCGACTCTGATGGCAACTATATGACAGTTACATATGTAAGCGATCAGGGCCAGGCTTATATAGAGCGAATTGACTACACGGGGAACGGCCCGTTGGCTCCGACCAACTCGGTCAAGTTTTACCTCAATGACAAGCCGTATTCGCTTCCACTTTATTTGAGCAACTTCCTCGTCACGACTGGGAAGCGCCTGAAAACCATTGAAGTTAAAGCCAACGGTTCCTTGGTGCGGGTCTATCGCCTCACGTACTCTTACGAAAGCTCAGGCTTTCAGGAATCCCGTGCCCGTCTTTTTCAAATTGACCACTTTGGGAGAAATGCAACGCTCGATGCCAGCGGCAATGTGACCAATGCCACTACTGCGGCCCGATTGCCGATAACCACTTTTCGCTATGGTAACGGAAACGGCGGAAATCTCTTTGCTCCCGCGATCAGCTCGTTGACGGGATTGACACTCTCCTCTACAGCTACCCGCAATATTCCAGCCGACATCAATGGCGACGGTCGAGCGGATGTGCTGTCGCTGACAAATCCAGGGGCAGGCCAAGCCTCCGTCAACTACTCCACCGGCAATGGGTTTACCGCTGCATCCTACTCGGGCCTGACCCTCAGTGGCACTGATCCGAAGAATCTACTCGGCGATTTCAATGGAGACGGGAAGATCGATATTCTGTCCATCACCAATCCCGGCACGCCAGGAACTGGGGCAGCGGCCATCAACTATGCCACCGGGTCAGGGTTCACCACGAGCAACTACACGGCGCTCACATTAAGCGCGACCGATGGCCGGAACTTGGTTGGCGATTTTGACGGTGACGGGAAAGCCGATGTCATGGCCATTACCAGCATGCCGGCTTCCGGATCGGGGCCTGGACAGGTTGTTGTGAACTATTCCACCGGCAATGGTTTCACAACGGGCACGGCGTCCCTCGTTACCCTGCATTCCCTGATGGCGTGGAACAGACTCGGAGACTTCAATGGGGATGGCAAGACTGACCTCGTTGCCGTCACAGCGACTGGCGCTGGGTCCGCACAAGTGTATATAAGCTATGCTTCTGGAGTTGGATTCACCGCAAGTAGTCAAGTAACAGGGCTATCTCTGAATGCCGATGCATCCTTTATGTACGTCGGAGACACAAACGGGGATGGCAAATCCGATCTCAATTCTATTGCCACCACCAGTTCGATATACCTCAACCGGTCGACCGGGACGGGATTTGCCACCATCACGGCAACAAGCCGAATCTTCAGCGGAACAGCGGGACTGAATTACAAAGGTGATTTTGATGGAGATGGTATTTTAGATGTGGTTGCGGCGACCCAAACCGGTCAGGGAACGGGAAGAGCGTACCTCAGTAGCCCCAACTACAACTTCTCCTCAATCAGCGGATTTTTTATGTCCATCTCTGCCACACCTGAGGCGAATCTCGTGGCCGACTTTAGTGGTGACGGACAAGCAGATGTTCTCTCGGTGTGGAACTCAACGACCGGGGCGGTCGACCTCAACACCACGATCACACCGGAAGACAACATTGTCGGCGTAGAGAACAACATCAAAGGTCTGACCACTATTACCTATGCGCCATCGACGCAATATGCCAACACGCAGCTCCCTACCGCGGTGAAAACTGTTAGCTCCATCTCTCATTGCGACAATAGTGGGATTTCTCAGATTGATTGTAGCGTTGGAATTACCTCAACCAACAGCTACGCCTACGCCGGAGGGTACTATTATAGTCCCGAGCGAGACTTCCGTGGATTCAACTATGCCAAACTCACAGGTCCTATCGGCCCAAACGGCGAGCGGCTCTCGGCCGAAACGTGGTTTCATCAGGGTAATGACATAAGCCTTGTCAATCTTCCCGATGTCTCTCATGGGTATATGCGGGGTAGGCCTTATAAAGTGGTGGTAAGCGATAACCAATCGGTCCAACTGAGCGCACGCAATGTCTACTATCAGTCCGGTCCGTCCACGCCCCCCTTTTTTAATCCGCCATTTGCAGTAGAGGTGTCCACATGCGACAGCACACCTGCCAGTTGTAAAACGATCCAGATCGGCTACGCCTATGATGCCTATGGCAACGTCATCCGTGAAGATCAGCATGGAGATATCTCCGTCACGACCGATGATCGCACCGTGGTGCGGACCTATTCCCCGAATGTGGCGGAGGAATGGATACTTGGGCTTCCGACGAGCGAAGCGATCTATGAGGGAATCGGAACCAGTCCAGGGAATCTCAAGGCTCAGACGACGTTGTATTATGATGGGACCACAACTTGCGGGACACCGTCCACGAATCAGACGCCCATCAAGGGCCATTTGACTCGCGTCGTTCGCTGGCTGAACGAGAGCGCCAGTCCAGAGATACGCAAGGCCTACGATCAGTTTGGCAATGTGATTTGCACGCGCGGCCCCAACGGAGGCGACACCAATCTTGCCTATGATTCCATTTTTCAGACCTTTCCAATCACCAATACCAACGCCCTCAATCATCAGACGAGACTCTGGTACTACGGCGTGACGGCCGGCACGGATTCCACAAAGGGCCTTTACGGTCAGGTGGCTATTGCCTGGGACCCCAATGGCATTGGGCATACTTTTGAATATGATGTGCTAGGCCGAAAAACGAAGGAGACCGGCGGGCCAGTAAACCCCGTAGAAACACTCTATAACTACACCTATTTCAGTGGGGGGCCTGGCAATACGATAGATGGGGACAATGCACAGAACGTGCAGTCGCTGGCCGGTTCTCTGCTTCCAGGAGCAGTCGGACTACTCACGACCACCTATTTCGATGGGCTCGGTCGCCCCATCAAAAAGGAAGAACCGGGAGACTTCCAAGTCGTATTGACAGAGACCGAGTACAATGCAACCGGAACGGTAAAACGCAAGTCCGTTCCGAGATTCACGACTGCATCTCAACAGTGGATCACGCCTCAGTATGATTCCCTGGGTCGTGTGATTCGAATCGACAATCCGAGCCCGGCGGGGCAGACCATTCGGGCCTTGTCTTGTTACGACGACTGGGTGACGGTCACCGTCGATGCCAATAATCACAAGAAGCGGGAGACGCGGGATGCGTATGGGCGACTGATTCGGGTGGACGAATACACCGGTACCTTCACGACCTGCGACACGGCCGTCGGGACCCCCTACACCACGACCATCTATCAATACGACGTGCTGGGCAATCTCGTGAAGCTGACCGACGCCAAGGGCAATGTCACGACCATGCGGTACGACTCCCTAGGCCGCAAGATCGCGATGTCCGATCCCGACATGGGCCGGTGTGGGGATCTGACGGTCCTGACCCCCAGCACGAGCTATCCGTGGTACCCGGCGCCCTGCTGGAATTATCACTACGATGCGGCGGGCAATCTCATCAGGCAGACCGACGCCAAGAACCAAACCGTCTGGTTCCAATACGATCAGCTCAATCGCCTTGTGCAGAAAGACTACGGTGGTGCCGGGCCAAAACCCGTGGGCAGCGGGGACGCCCGCTTTACCTATGATGCGCCGATCATTTGGAAGATGGGATGGCCGACTCCGACGTACGGCGTGGGCCGACTCACGGGCACCGCCACCGCCACGAATTTCACGCTGTTGGGCTATGACCCCCAGGGGAGAGTCACCACGGAAACGCGCTCCATCGACGGCTTCAGCCGGGAGATGAATGCCGATTACGACAATCTCGGGCGACTCCAGCGGGTCTATGATCCAGATGTCTACGAGGGGGGCAGCTGGGTGCAATATGACTACACGGGTCCGTTCCTGCAGAAAGTATCGGGGTTCAATGAACCTGAGAACAGGGTCTATCTGGAATATCCCGCCAACACGTACAATGCCCTTGGGCAACCGGCCAGTCAGACCTTTGGCAACGGCGTCAGCACGGCCTATACGTATGATCCGCAGACCTTTCGGATGCAGTCCTATCGCACCACGAAGACCCCTGCGGTCTATATGGATGAGGGCTACGCGTATGATGCCAAAGGCCACGTGACCTATATTGGTGATCAAACCTCCTCCGAGGGTGGCTATCGGGCCTTTGCTTATGACGGGCTGGACCGGCTCGTTCACGGGTATCATCTGATCGCGCAGGATTCGGGGTCCTGGGATGGAGTCTACGTCTATGATCAGATTGGGAACGTGACCTCCAACACCGCCTGTTGCGGCGTTGTCATTACCCCCTGGCCGTTCCTCGGTGCCTATACCTACCCGTCGAGCGGTCCTACCAGTGTGCGCCCGCATGCGGTGAGCGCGGCCGGCCCCCACACGTACCTCTATGATGACAACGGCAATTTGACCAGCGGGGCGGGGCGGACGATCACCTATGATGCTGAGAACCGTCCCATCTGTATTGCCGTCAACGGCACCGGCTGTACGCCGGGGCAATCTACGACAACGACGTTCGCGTATGATGCGCAGGGGAAGCGGGTCAAGAAGACGGTGGGGACCGTGGCGACGTTCTATTTCGGCCCGCACTACGAATGCGAGAACGGCCAATGTACGAAGTACATCTGGGCCAACGGCCAGCGGATCGCGATGCGGAACTCGGGCGGAGGCCAGCCGGTGAGCTATTTCCATGCGGACCATTTGGGGTCCACCCGGCTCGTGACGAACGCCACGGGCGGCGTGGATCAAGTACTGTCCTACCATCCCTTCGGGGCTACCCTGGGCAACGGTGGCACCGCGAATGTCCCCTATAAGTATACGGGGCAGGAGCTGGATGAAACCGGGCTCTACGACTATCACGCCCGGCTCTACGATCCCGTCCTCGGCCGCTTCATCAGCGCCGATACCCTCGTGCCCAATCCGGGCGATCCGCAGTCGCTCAACCGGTATAGCTATGTGATGAATAACCCGGTGAACTTCACGGATCCGACAGGAAACTACACAGTCGACCAAGTAAAGAATCTTCCTAACATCGAACTCACCCTCACTGATTGGAACAAGAATCAGTTCCTTGATATTTACGATCTCAATGTTCTTCTTCTCAGCGGGCGAGTGACCACCGCTCAATACAACCAACTGAGCCCACTGTATTTGGGTGCGTACAAGACGCTCTATGTCGACTACATTAATGAGGTCGACCGCTCTCCAGGGTTTAACCGGATTGCAGAATTCCGAGCGCTTGTCGAGAGGTCCAGCAGTCCTCCGACACCAACACCGCCGCCGGCGTCTCCAGCGGTGAATACAGCATCGCATGTTCAGAACTATTCACAAGATGCCATATCCTCCGATGTGTACTTCGGAAATATTGATGACTACTTGCCTGTTGCTGATGCAGCCAAGTTAGCTGGCAAAGGACTGTTCGCGTTGGGGACTGCGGCGTCCGGATCTAAGATTGATGACTTCGTTGGGTTGCTTCATCGGTTCTTAGGCAATGAATTCCGAGCCACCAAACCGCCACAACCGGGTTCTGATCTTATCTTAGAGTCGCTAGATAAATCTCGACAGGTCCGGTTTGACATTACAAACCCGCATGGACTAAGTCCGCATGTTAATATCCAGACTTTCGAGCCTCGCAATCTTTACCCAGGTGACAGGCGAATGGTTGAAGGGTTGAACCTCCATGTTGAGCCACGAAAGAAATAG